The Chengkuizengella sediminis genome segment TCTATGTTTTGTATCTGTAACATAATCTGAGTCATTTGTGATTCCTTTTCCTCGTACGTTAACCCAAAATGCAAATTTATGATCTCTATTAAACCAAGTGGTGTTTCTATTTCTACTAATATGGCACTTCGATCCTCAATGTCATTTGTTAGATAAATCATCTCCTTGGTAATGATGGGATATCGACTCAAAATTGCATTTCCATACTCCATAAAGCTAAACTGTAAGCTAGGAACAAAAGCCCAATACATATTTAATCTTTCCGCAATTTCCTCTATTTGATCCGCCATATCACTTCGAATATGAAATCGGTCGACTTCCTGTAAACCGACAATATCCGCACCAGAATCCTCAATCACCGAAATGATACGATTTATATCCACTCTGCCATCCAATCCTTTTGCATGTCTTATATTATAGGTCATTACATCTATTTGATTGTTGAAATCAGAAGACGACGCACTCACTACCTGTATTGATTTTTCTGAACTTAATTTTATATCCCGTGTAGAAGGATAAGAAAAACTAGAAGTCAATAAAATGAGTAATATAATAAATAGAAAGCGTTTACAAAAGGGCTTAGATTTCATATGTATCCTCCCTCTAGTTATTCTCTTTCTTTATATGATACATGAGCTAGTTCCCTTATCCTAATCATAAAATTTGGTAAGTTTGTGATAGCTTTGAAGTGAAGATGAATTTAAGTTACACTGAAAAGAAACTAAATACTAAATTATTGATTGTTTCTTATATATAATATAAATGATATGAAGGCAGAAGTATTGCAGGAGGTTGTAAAAATATGCTTGTACAAGCATCTAATATAAGCAAAAGTTATGGCATAGAAACCATATTATCAAATGCTTCCATACAAATAGAAAAACAAGAACGCATTGGCATTGTGGGTGTAAATGGCGCTGGTAAATCAACTTTTATGAAAATTATCGCTGGAGAGTTATCTCCAACATCAGGTGATATTTTTAAAGCCAAAGAGATTAGCATCGGATACTTAGCACAGAATAGCGGATTAAATTCTGATAAAACCATCTGGAATGAAATGTTATCGATATATGAACAAGTTCTAAAAATGGAAACAGAGCTTCGTTTGCTTGAGCAACAAATGTCTGATCCTCAGGTCATTGAAAACACAAAACTATACGAACAAACTTTAGAGAAATATTCTAAACTCTCAGATACTTTTAAGGAGCAAGGGGGTTATGAAATTGAGGCCAACATACGGGGTATTCTTCATGGCATGGGTTTCTCCAAAATCCCTGCCGATTCTCTAATC includes the following:
- a CDS encoding endonuclease/exonuclease/phosphatase family protein, which codes for MKSKPFCKRFLFIILLILLTSSFSYPSTRDIKLSSEKSIQVVSASSSDFNNQIDVMTYNIRHAKGLDGRVDINRIISVIEDSGADIVGLQEVDRFHIRSDMADQIEEIAERLNMYWAFVPSLQFSFMEYGNAILSRYPIITKEMIYLTNDIEDRSAILVEIETPLGLIEIINLHFGLTYEEKESQMTQIMLQIQNIEHPIILMGDFNMTSDNSLMQDLTDTWQSSRTDSATVLSGLEIDYIFANNGLLILDSWTIESDASDHMPVVAEVSVTEMY